The Bacteroidota bacterium genomic interval GAGAGGCGCTCGGCAAGCGACGCGTTGCGTGCGAATAGGGCCGTCTGGATCGCTTCGGCCCACCAGTCCAGGCGGCGTGGCTCTGCCTGAACGGCTCGGGCCACCAGGCGCGCAGCCTCGCCAGCGTTCCCCTGTGCGCGGTGCAGGAGGCCAAGCATCCGAAGCGCGTCGGGCCTCGTTTCCAGCGCGAGAAGCCGCTCTAGCGCTGCCATCGCTTCAGGGCGAACAGCAGGGTCGTTCTCCGCGCGGTTGAACAGCGCGGCGGCCCGTCCGAACAGTGCGTCGGGATCTTCCGACGCTCCCAGGCCGGCGAGCAGCGCCGTTGCGCCTTCGGCGTCGGCGTCCTGCATCGCTCGGGCGAGGAGCACCGCCACCTGCGCGTCGTGCGGATAGTCGGTGCGGAGTGCGTCGAGGACGACCTGCGCCTCGTCTGTGCGCTCGGCATCGAGATAGCGACGCGCGAGATCGAGCCGGACGGGGTAGGCATACGGATCCTCGTCCAGGAGCGCTTCTACTTCGGCGAGGGCAGCGTCGGTCTGGCTCGTTTTGTCATAGAGCCGGATGAGCTGGCGCCGGATCGGTCGTGGATCAGACACGTGGGCTAGCCGAGCGCGTTGCGCCTGGATCGACTCGTCAACGCGGCCCAGCGATTCTAGGAGGGCGGCTTGGGCTGCGCGGGCCTCGTCCGCGTCAGGGTCGCGTTCGAGGGCCCGTTCGTACGCTGCCAAAGCCTCCCCAGGACGCTCGGCTGCGCGGAGCAGATCGGCGATGAGGAGGAGCGGGGCGAGAGCGCTCTCGTCGGCGCGCGCGGCCTGCTGGGCGAAGAAGAGGGCGTCGTCAGGCTGGTCGAGCGCTTCGTAGGCTTCGGCCATGGCCAGTAGGATCGTCGCATCCGGGCCGACCAAGTCAAGCGCCGTCGCATAGGCTTCGAGTGCGCCCTCAAAGTTGCTCAGGCGGGCCTGCGTCAAGCCGCGTACGAATAGGCCCTGCGCTACGAGATCCTGGCCGTTCACGGGTGACGCCGTTCCTTCTGACGCCGTCTCTTGCGCAGACGCCTGGGGGGCCGCAACAGAAAAGGCGGCGCAGGCACAGACGACGAAAGCGAATGGGAAACGCATGCGAGGCAAGAGGATGGCACACGGACGAGGGTAGCAGTACAACGGACGGCGTCACGGAGTTGTGCGGCCCGCGCGGTATTTTCGCCCGATCCGACGAGGATCGCTACCCACAAGATCGCTACCTGAAATCGCCATGGCCCAGCCCCGTTTCCGTGCCCCGGACACGATGCTCATCATTTTCTCGATCATCGTGCTCGCGGCGGTGGCAACATGGTTCATCCCGCCGGGCGCGTTCGAGAAGACGATGATGGAGGTGGAGGGGGCTGGGGAGCGCGAAGTCGTCGTGCCGGGCTCGTTCAACTACCTCGAGCGCGACGATGATGGCTGGCTCGGACGGCTTGGCGGTACGCTCGGCATTATCCTCCTTGCGCCGATTCTGGGCATCACCGACCCTGACGCTGTACCGATCATCGCGTTCGTCCTGCTCGTCGGCGGGGCGTTCGCCGTGCTTCAGCGGACGGGGGCCGTGGATGCCGCGTTGCGAAGGCTTGTTGGTGCGGCGGAGCAATCACGGGCGGTTCAGTTGGCGCTCGTCCCACTTTTCATGGCCTTGTTCTCACTCGGCGGGGCGACGTTCGGGATGGCGGAGGAGACGATTCCGTTCGTGCTCATTTTCGTGCCCCTGGCCCTCGCGCTAGGGTACGATAGCATCACGGGCGTAGCGATCCCGTTCATCGGGAGCGGCGCCGGGTTTGCGGGGGCGTTCCTCAACCCCTTTACCGTGGGTGTCGCGCAGGGCATCGCCGAGGTGCCGCTCTTCTCGGGCGTGCCGTTTCGCATCGGCCTCTGGGTGTGCACGACCACGGTGGCGACGGCCTTCGTGATGTGGCACGCAGCCCGCGTCAAACGGGACCCGACCCGTAGCCCAACGTATGCCCTGGATCAGAAAAAGCGCGCCGAAGAGGGCCTCGACGATTCGGCAGCGGATGCCTCCCTTACCCCACAGCAGCGCAACGTGCTTCTGGTGTTCGTCGCGGGGCTCGGGGTGCTCGTCTTCGG includes:
- a CDS encoding tetratricopeptide repeat protein gives rise to the protein MNGQDLVAQGLFVRGLTQARLSNFEGALEAYATALDLVGPDATILLAMAEAYEALDQPDDALFFAQQAARADESALAPLLLIADLLRAAERPGEALAAYERALERDPDADEARAAQAALLESLGRVDESIQAQRARLAHVSDPRPIRRQLIRLYDKTSQTDAALAEVEALLDEDPYAYPVRLDLARRYLDAERTDEAQVVLDALRTDYPHDAQVAVLLARAMQDADAEGATALLAGLGASEDPDALFGRAAALFNRAENDPAVRPEAMAALERLLALETRPDALRMLGLLHRAQGNAGEAARLVARAVQAEPRRLDWWAEAIQTALFARNASLAERLSDEALLLFPGQPTLVDAASVAYLEADRPRDAAYALRTLDAPSATQLERLGDAESALGNGEAARIAWEQALVLDPNNAVLREKLTRAP
- a CDS encoding TIGR00366 family protein yields the protein MAQPRFRAPDTMLIIFSIIVLAAVATWFIPPGAFEKTMMEVEGAGEREVVVPGSFNYLERDDDGWLGRLGGTLGIILLAPILGITDPDAVPIIAFVLLVGGAFAVLQRTGAVDAALRRLVGAAEQSRAVQLALVPLFMALFSLGGATFGMAEETIPFVLIFVPLALALGYDSITGVAIPFIGSGAGFAGAFLNPFTVGVAQGIAEVPLFSGVPFRIGLWVCTTTVATAFVMWHAARVKRDPTRSPTYALDQKKRAEEGLDDSAADASLTPQQRNVLLVFVAGLGVLVFGVLEFGWYINEIAALFVALGIVMGLVGGLGGNGTAKAFQEGARDLVATALIIGLARGILIVLQDAQVIDTILFALASAVGDFGPAVAASAMYGVQTAINFFVPSGSGQAALTMPLMAPLADLVGVSRQTAVLAFQMGDGFTNLIIPTSAVLMGALSLADVPWQTWARWILPLQLLLFAMGVVVLVIAVSIGWTG